The genome window TCCGGGCCCTGTCAATCACCTCCACCTCTTTGTGTAGCTCCGCCTCCACAGGGTCTCTCACCAGGTCGTTACCACAGCGACCCTCGCGCAGCGTCAGACACTCGATCGCCACATCCAGAGGAAGTGATGTCGCTGCCAGAGCCTTTTCTGTGCTCTCTTTCACCTGTGCAACACAGAGGACCGCATGGTCACAGCAATAGAAAGCAGGACAAACCCTCTGCTTGATCAGGGGCCCAAGTGCAGGAAGCTGAAATTAATGCTGAGCAGACTTACTATACTCAGAGCCTTGATTTCTGTGTCCACGTCATCCAGACACTTTAGCAAACTGTCCTTCCACTTGGTCACCTCGTCAATCCTGTCAGACAGACGTGTGCAGGTGTCCTGCTCGTCCCATTTACTCTGagaaacagaggagagagagagagagacagagacagagagagagtgagtgagtgagagagtgtaCTGCTCTGAGTGTATGGGACAGTCCTGTGTCTGGGGGCATTAACAAGGCACAGGGCTGGTAATAACGGAGCTGCACCTTGTTGCTGGTCTCATAGCGCAGTCCGCGTGCCTCCTGGCGGGTACAGTGTGAGCCCCAGCGCTGCCTCTCTGCGTTGCTGGAGATCAGGTGGCTGTTGGTGTGCCAATCCAACATTGTCAACCTCTGCCCTGGCTTGACTCTCAAAGATGACATCTTCACTCATCTGAAGAAAACAGAGAGAAGGGCTTCTAACTGGAACACTGTGGATGAGTCGCGTCCATCGAAACAAACACTGTGGGGCTTTCAAACAAAGCGCTGTGAGCGGCTGTAGTTTAATACCAGGACTGCTGCCTCATGAGGTTATATTACCAGGCTTCTACTGTTCACTGGACTGCTTTGCACACTGCAGCAAACCATTCAacaacatacatatacatacatacatatatatacagatagatagacagacagatagatagatagatagatagacacacacacacacacacacacattggtaaTGCACTTCTTGAAATAGGTTTTGCTTCCTCGGTTTTCACATACTGTTCCATGGTAAATGCTGTCTAGCTCctacctctgctctctctctctactggTCCTGCAGAGTGACGACTCactttgctacaaaaaggatattgttgctctagaaagagtgcaaagatcaaattacatttaaatttagttACAATTATGGGTAATCATGGTACGCAAATTTAACCATTACAACTGCCAATCatatcattattttaaaagcttgacCGCCACGAGCAGACAGTCTTAACCCTTCAGTTGGCATAAGGTAAGATAAAGTCTGTATTCATTATACTATGATATTCTACAAAAGTAGTGtattgtcagtgtgtgggctTGTGGTTCAACACAATGCTTTACTGCACAGACCACCCTTACTTTTGTAAACACACTTCTCACACACACTAGATCGCAGTCTTTTTACACTCccaaaaataagcgacacatcaTAAAGGAGGTTAAAGCATTTTATTATTGACAGACAACTTATTGTGCTAGGAGCCATACATAGAGTTACATCATgatgtaaaattaaattacattttacatcttTCAATACCCGATAGACTGTGTACAATTCTGCCTACATTATAAACCCTACCCATTTGAACAATTGAAACAGATCAGTGAAGTGACAcatgaacaaacacacacagcataaaACAGCCAACTCCCTCGCTAATTTCATACCCAGTAACTTCAGCTAATGTGAAGAGCGTCTCTTCACTTTGTGACAAGCGGCAGcacaatggaaaaaaagaaaagatttaacaaaacatagAAGTCAACAACGAAACAGTATGTGCAACAACACGGATAAACCATCCAACTCCTTCTTAACCATGTGGGCCTGGGCAGGGGGGCGAGGGGGCCGGTGGTTCCCCCCTACACATCCTCGCTGCGTACGCTGCCACGCCCCAAAGCACACATACACAGCATGAGGCAGCACCCCCCCAGCAGCATCACCCCCACAATGATGTAGACCACTGTGGTGCTCCAAAACGCAAACAGGTACAGAGTCTTGTGGCAGGACTGCATGTCAGGAACACTGTACGAAGGCTCATATATGGAGTAGATCCACACATTCCCTACAGACAAACCCAGTGATTAAAAcacgtaaataataataaaaataataataatcatcatcataataaattACAACGCTGAACTGATGATGAAGACACATGATAACCACACTGGCTTTCATCACCAGCTCAGTACAACAGTGACAGGGCTCTGGAATGAAATATAAAAGTTAAAACCTCACAGTACAGCCTAGGCCTGTTCTGCAAGTGTGGAGTCTTTCTGATTAAGCTCATAAAATATATGTAATACCTGGACTGGGCCAGACTGCTCAGCAGTAAGACTCTGTAAATCCTTTGAAAGACGAGGCAAGCAAGTTGTTAAAACgggcaacattttcaaaaaagtttCTCTGTGAATAGTTCAGTATTAGTTAAGCTGCCCAGGAGAAAGTGCTGAACACTGTAGCCTGCAGCAGGCTCTCTGAAGCTCCCAGGAGTGCTTAGTTAAGCCTGTGTGCCACACTCACCTGTGATAAACCAAATAAACAGGAAAAGGGAGGCCAGAGAGCTCCAGGTGTTGATGAAGCTGCGGTAAAagctctctccctcctccaccCTCTCCCCCCGGGGGACACAGGACACCAGATCCAGGGAGAGCACAAACACCCCCGACACAATGAGGTATATGGGAATGCGGGGCTGCACAGGGCAGTCATTCaggtacagagagcctgcaacaCAAGCAACAGTCTCTCAATACAGACcctgcaacacacaacacagccaacagtctctcaatacagaccctgcaacacacagcacagccaacagtctctcaatacagaccctgcaacacacagcacagccaacagtctctcaatacagaccctgcaacacacagcacagccaacagtctctcaatacagaccctgcaacacacagcacagccaacagtctctcaatacagaccctgcaacacacagcacagccaacagtctctcaatacagaccctgcaacacacagcacagccaacagtctctcaatacagaccctgcaacacacagcacagccaacagtctctcaatacagaccctgcaacacacagcacagccaacagtctctcaatacagaccctgcaacacaagcaacagtctctcaatacagaccctgcaacacacagcacagccaacagtctctcaatacagaccctgcaacacacagcacagccaacagtctctcaatacagaccctgcaacacacagcacagccaacagtctctcaatacagaccctgcaacacacagcacagccaacagtctctcaatacagaccctgcaacacacagcacagccaacagtctctcaatacagaccctgcaacacacagcacagccaacagtctctcaatacagaccctgcaacacacagcacagccaacagtctctcaatacagaccctgcaacacacagcacagccaacagtctctcaatacagaccctgcaacacacagcacagccaacagtctctcaatacagaccctgcaacacacagcacagccaacagtctctcaatacagaccctgcaacacacagcacagccaacagtctctcaatacagaccctgcaacacaagcaacagtctctcaatacagaccctgcaacacacagcacagccaacagtctctcaatacagaccctgcaacacacagcacagccaacagtctctcaatacagaccctgcaacacacagcacagccaacagtctctcaatacagaccctgcaacacacagcacagccaacagtctctcaatacagaccctgcaacacacagcacagccaacagtctctcaatacagaccctgcaacacacagcacagccaacagtctctcaatacagaccctgcaacacacagcacagccaacagtctctcaatacagaccctgcaacacacagcacagccaacagtctctcaatacagaccctgcaacacacagcacagccaacagtctctcaatacagaccctgcaacacacagcacagccaacagtctctcaatacagaccctgcaacacacagcacagccaacagtctctcaatacagaccctgcaacacacagcacagccaacaGTCTCTCAATACAGACCCTGCAACACAAGCAACAGTCTCTCAATACAGAGACCTGCAACACAAGCAACAGTCTCTCAATACAGAGACCTGCAACACAAGCAACAGTCTCTCAATACAGAGACCTGCAACACACGGCATCATCCAGGGTTAACAGCTCAGAGTTCCTCACTGACGCGGATCATGTGCAGAAGAGGGAATATTCTCACCTATAGCAATCTGAGCGATCGGCAGGGCGGTCGCGATGATCTTGGACAGCACTGCGATGAAAACAAAGAGAAGTCACAAAGTCATGCTTCCAGACCTTGCAATGCACAGGCCAGCCGCAATGCAAAAAGTAAAACGTTGCTGCACACCCCCTGCAGTAGCAGGGACTGGCAGAGTTCATGACATGGTCACATCGTTTGGAAGGTTGCTCAGTCCCTCCTCTTAGGATTCAAAACACACAAGCTCAAAGCTGGTAAAGGCAGTTTACAGAAAACTGGTAAAAACTGAATTTGATTTGAAACATTGCTGAATGACACACAGCGTCTGTCTCACCGGAGACTGTGGGAGGCACAGAGGGGGGGCTGGGCATGCGGTCCAACAGGTTCCTGTGATCATCCATCTTCACCAACAGCTTGGAGTCCTGAAGAACATCAGTGTTACTCCCTGAGGCACTCAGAGCAGCGTCACAACTTTACCACATGAGGTATTTAACACTTTACAAGAGCAACAGCAAAGAGCACAGCACTCAACCTaccagcacacacacccagacaggAAACTAAAAACCCTTTCCCAACAAtctgaatgagagagagagagagagagaggaagagagagagagagagagagagatagggagagacagaggagagacagagagttaGAGAGCACACAAATGAGGAGctcaagagagagaaagagagagacagggagagacagagagcacTCTCTCGTGTGTTTACTCGCTCTCTCGGAGAAGAGCTCTCTAGAGAGTCAGAGATAGGGATAGACAGAAGAGAGAGCTCTTGCTCGTTGATAAGAGCACAGAAGAAAGAGTTTAGCACACGCAAATGAGGCGTTTACTCCACATgcaagaaaagagagagagagagagagagacatagggagagacagagatagggagagacagagagagagagcacgcaAATGAGAAgagcaagaaagaaagagagagagcacgCAAATGAGGAGagcaagaaagagagagagaaagagagagagagatagggagagacagagagagagacggagagggaGAGACatagggagagacagagagaacacgCAAATGAGAAgagcaagaaagaaagagagagagagagaacgcaaATGAGGAGagcaagaaagagagagaaagagagagagagatagggagagacagagagagagagataggaagagagacagagagagagagcacgcaAATGAGAAgagcaagaaagaaagagagagacagagagatagggagagacagacagagagagacagagagagaattcTTCACCAGCTGGTTTGCATTCATTGCCGAGCACGAGTGTAAACAATGCATCGCTGCGCTACAGCTTAGGAAGCAAAGCTCTTAATACAGTGCCCTGTGCTGCATGAGAGAGCATAGCTATCAGCAAAGTTTTAAGATTGCTTCAGTTTGGTACACTGTTTCACAACCAGGATGACAAGCAGAAACATGCAGAGACGACAACTTCATTATATTAGCTCTACTAAATCTGGACTGAAGATTAAACTGTATTTAGAAATCAGAAGCAgtgatttcagttttaaaattgcTCACCGTTAGTTTTAGTTAAAATTTCAGAGTGTATGGAATACAGCGTGTAGCATTGTAAACCGCACTACCCCCCTCACTATCTATCTGTTACACATAGATGACAGAAATGGAAACATTGTAAAAGTAGGGAAGGGCATTCGATCGTGACGTTGCAAGCGCAGCTCGCGATGTTCAGTCCCTCGGAGATCAACTTTGTTTAAACAAGCTGGGgcctacaaacaaaaacaaacaaacaaacaaacaaacaaaccagagcGAGCGAGCGCGTCTACATTCCTCTCAGTTCACCCGATCGGTAttgagtttgttttattttgttgaatcAGACGTTTCTTACCTCCGTTAAGTCGAGTTCCTGCTCGTTTCTCCCTGTTTTCTCTGTCGAGGGCGGAGCTGCACCGAAGCGCAGTTTAAATGAAAGCGAAACGGGATGTCTTAAATACTTACTGAAACACATTCACAAACAACACATATATAGCATGAAAACGCACACACTCGCCCTCTGTAACGTGGAAACATGTGACTGACTGTATAATAAGACTGCTATACGACCGAACACGTCACtagaagagtgtgtgtgtgggtgggtgcgtgtgtgtgggggtgtgtgggtgggtgtgggagtgggtgtgggggtgtgggtgtgcAGAGGCTGCATGTTTCCACACAAAACTttctttaaagcattttttttttataaagatacaAATATTTCACAAAAGAAGCAGTAacacataacactgtgtaacacaatttttgttcctgggaggtaagtgttatttcctaattgcttatgcctcagaagtatccaaatttacgattatactgtatttacagtaca of Polyodon spathula isolate WHYD16114869_AA chromosome 48, ASM1765450v1, whole genome shotgun sequence contains these proteins:
- the LOC121306564 gene encoding tektin-2-like isoform X1 translates to MSSLRVKPGQRLTMLDWHTNSHLISSNAERQRWGSHCTRQEARGLRYETSNKSKWDEQDTCTRLSDRIDEVTKWKDSLLKCLDDVDTEIKALSIVKESTEKALAATSLPLDVAIECLTLREGRCGNDLVRDPVEAELHKEVEVIDRARKVLQQKVSQAIEQLCLLQEVWQQLTFDLWQKNEALDVDQSCLSLNVNSAGLSLKLSPSRVPPWSVRLRRSPQSGVWSLRSSTYLSINRDSSTKARRWQVGCTAQHSTQDYEQSLCLLSLDDMEQLATHMLHPEAVECMELSLLD
- the LOC121306564 gene encoding tektin-2-like isoform X2; this encodes MSSLRVKPGQRLTMLDWHTNSHLISSNAERQRWGSHCTRQEARGLRYETSNKSKWDEQDTCTRLSDRIDEVTKWKDSLLKCLDDVDTEIKALSIVKESTEKALAATSLPLDVAIECLTLREGRCGNDLVRDPVEAELHKEVEVIDRARKVLQQKVSQAIEQLCLLQEVWQQLTFDLWQKNEALDVDQSCLSLNVNSAGLSLKLSPSRVPPWSVRLRRSPQSGVWSLRSSTYLSINRDSSTKARRWQDYEQSLCLLSLDDMEQLATHMLHPEAVECMELSLLD
- the LOC121306577 gene encoding transmembrane protein 272-like isoform X2; this encodes MDDHRNLLDRMPSPPSVPPTVSVLSKIIATALPIAQIAIGSLYLNDCPVQPRIPIYLIVSGVFVLSLDLVSCVPRGERVEEGESFYRSFINTWSSLASLFLFIWFITGNVWIYSIYEPSYSVPDMQSCHKTLYLFAFWSTTVVYIIVGVMLLGGCCLMLCMCALGRGSVRSEDV
- the LOC121306577 gene encoding transmembrane protein 272-like isoform X1; translation: MCFSKYLRHPVSLSFKLRFGAAPPSTEKTGRNEQELDLTEDSKLLVKMDDHRNLLDRMPSPPSVPPTVSVLSKIIATALPIAQIAIGSLYLNDCPVQPRIPIYLIVSGVFVLSLDLVSCVPRGERVEEGESFYRSFINTWSSLASLFLFIWFITGNVWIYSIYEPSYSVPDMQSCHKTLYLFAFWSTTVVYIIVGVMLLGGCCLMLCMCALGRGSVRSEDV